One Peribacillus simplex NBRC 15720 = DSM 1321 genomic region harbors:
- a CDS encoding transporter, with product MYMDPMYHYEDQAFLERQFPGLSGFPGIPGMPQFPGQPGPPPGSQAPTAPPPAFIPHQQSASPFAVDPGAISFCLFRNTFIWLNNGASFWYYPIFVGPRSVAGFRWNGRFWTFFGIDTRQINSFSCF from the coding sequence ATGTATATGGACCCAATGTACCATTATGAAGATCAAGCTTTTCTTGAACGGCAGTTTCCCGGTCTATCCGGCTTTCCGGGCATCCCTGGTATGCCTCAATTTCCAGGTCAACCAGGACCGCCGCCGGGTTCGCAAGCACCAACAGCTCCCCCGCCAGCGTTTATCCCCCACCAGCAATCGGCTTCACCATTTGCCGTAGATCCAGGTGCCATTTCGTTTTGTCTGTTCAGGAATACTTTTATATGGCTAAACAATGGTGCGAGTTTCTGGTATTATCCCATTTTCGTCGGTCCGCGTTCTGTTGCCGGCTTCAGGTGGAATGGCAGGTTCTGGACGTTTTTTGGTATCGATACAAGACAAATCAATTCATTTAGCTGTTTTTGA
- a CDS encoding response regulator produces MLKIRAVIAEDDFRVADIHEKFLKNFDEIEVVGKAVNAKKALRILEQKSPDLLLLDVYMPDQLGTDLLPDIRKKFPNVDIIMITAATDKEQLEKALHYGVENYLIKPVEMKRFNQVIEEYLKKVHLMKSKQEIDQDFVDLILKKGSSVSETNDGPSLPKGVDEITLAKVIEVLEASDIGLSAEQVSGQIGASRTTARRYLEYLISVKKCKAEVVYGVVGRPERRYYKIQ; encoded by the coding sequence ATGCTGAAGATAAGAGCTGTCATCGCAGAAGATGATTTTCGTGTAGCGGATATCCATGAAAAATTCTTAAAAAACTTTGATGAAATAGAAGTGGTCGGAAAAGCTGTCAATGCCAAAAAAGCGCTTCGTATCTTGGAACAAAAAAGTCCGGATCTGCTTTTGCTTGATGTTTATATGCCAGATCAGCTTGGTACAGACCTCCTTCCGGACATACGTAAAAAATTCCCGAATGTGGATATTATCATGATTACCGCGGCAACGGATAAAGAACAACTTGAAAAGGCGCTTCACTATGGTGTAGAGAATTATTTAATTAAACCAGTGGAAATGAAGCGCTTCAACCAAGTTATCGAAGAGTATCTGAAGAAAGTCCATCTGATGAAATCCAAACAAGAAATAGATCAGGATTTTGTTGATCTCATTTTGAAAAAGGGATCTTCCGTTTCGGAAACGAATGATGGGCCGTCCTTACCGAAAGGGGTCGACGAAATTACTTTGGCGAAAGTGATCGAGGTTCTCGAAGCAAGCGATATCGGTTTGTCGGCTGAGCAAGTGAGCGGTCAGATCGGTGCTTCCAGGACAACCGCGAGACGCTATCTGGAATACTTGATATCCGTTAAGAAATGTAAAGCGGAAGTCGTATACGGGGTGGTGGGAAGACCTGAACGAAGATATTATAAAATTCAATAG
- a CDS encoding ATP-binding protein: protein MRKVSLETKILGLVLSLSLFLIILLTTSFSYMEGRQIAKDKGQLALELSKTVSFMPTVTDAFETDDPAGIIQPIVEKIRRETGAEFIVVGNAEGIRYSHPLASEIGKRMEGGDNSRAIREGEYYVSEAAGSLGLSIRGKSPVFNEAGKIIGIVSVGFLVDDVRAQIFKDLSKEMIVSLVAIMISIIGSYMLARSIRKDTLGLEPFEIANLYKEKNAVLHSVKEGILAIDQNGSITSMNQPAKKLLDIKESVRHLNVDNVDGLFPSKYLFEVLKSGEPQVDKEISWKDKSVIVNCTPIFDSEGVSGVVASFRDRTEIEEMVNTLSEVKMHSEDLRAQTHEFTNKLYVLSGLIQLGEYDEAIEMIQSETSELHSLNRVVFEQIKDTKVQALLLGKIGKASEKKIIFEIDAQSYLEKLPDHIKLSQLTLILGNIIDNALEAVSSMEEPRVKFFATDIGNDMVFEVSDNGKGIPEDAIAHIFDRGFTSKNSGSPSGYGLSNADHVVKELGGIIEVQSEDGNTIFTVYLPKEQRGGKGC, encoded by the coding sequence ATGAGGAAAGTATCGCTGGAAACCAAGATTCTCGGGTTAGTCTTATCGTTGAGCCTTTTTTTGATTATCTTATTGACTACTTCTTTTTCCTATATGGAAGGAAGGCAAATAGCGAAGGATAAAGGTCAATTGGCGTTGGAGCTTTCAAAGACGGTTAGCTTCATGCCTACCGTTACAGATGCCTTTGAAACTGATGATCCCGCTGGCATAATCCAGCCGATTGTCGAAAAGATCCGCAGGGAAACAGGGGCTGAGTTCATCGTTGTAGGGAATGCAGAGGGAATTCGCTATTCCCATCCGCTGGCTTCCGAAATTGGGAAGCGGATGGAAGGCGGGGATAATAGCAGGGCCATTCGGGAAGGCGAATATTATGTCTCCGAAGCGGCAGGATCACTCGGACTTTCCATTCGGGGGAAGTCACCGGTATTCAATGAGGCTGGAAAAATAATTGGAATCGTCTCCGTCGGTTTTTTAGTGGACGATGTCCGCGCCCAAATTTTCAAGGATTTGTCCAAAGAGATGATTGTATCTTTAGTGGCCATCATGATATCGATCATTGGCAGTTATATGCTGGCAAGGAGCATACGTAAAGATACATTGGGGCTGGAACCATTTGAAATCGCCAATTTATATAAAGAAAAAAATGCAGTGCTGCATTCGGTGAAAGAAGGGATTCTGGCCATTGACCAAAATGGGTCGATTACCTCGATGAATCAGCCGGCGAAAAAATTGCTGGATATTAAAGAGTCGGTTCGCCATTTGAACGTGGATAACGTGGATGGCCTATTTCCTTCGAAATATTTATTCGAAGTGCTGAAGTCCGGTGAACCGCAAGTGGATAAGGAGATTTCATGGAAAGACAAATCCGTTATCGTTAATTGCACGCCAATCTTCGATAGTGAAGGGGTAAGCGGTGTTGTCGCTTCGTTCCGTGATCGAACGGAAATTGAGGAAATGGTCAACACATTATCTGAAGTGAAGATGCATTCAGAGGATTTGAGGGCACAAACCCATGAATTTACCAATAAACTATACGTCCTTTCAGGATTGATACAATTAGGGGAATATGATGAAGCGATAGAAATGATTCAAAGCGAAACATCCGAATTGCATTCCCTGAACCGTGTCGTGTTCGAACAGATAAAGGATACAAAAGTACAAGCCCTGTTACTTGGTAAGATAGGGAAAGCATCGGAGAAGAAGATCATCTTTGAAATAGACGCACAAAGTTACCTAGAGAAACTGCCGGATCATATAAAATTGTCACAACTAACATTGATTCTAGGCAACATTATCGATAATGCACTTGAAGCGGTTTCAAGCATGGAAGAGCCGCGCGTGAAATTTTTCGCCACAGATATCGGAAATGATATGGTATTTGAAGTGAGTGATAACGGAAAAGGAATACCTGAGGATGCCATCGCCCATATTTTCGATCGGGGTTTCACTTCGAAAAACAGCGGAAGTCCGAGTGGTTATGGACTTTCGAATGCTGATCATGTCGTAAAAGAGCTGGGCGGCATCATCGAAGTTCAAAGCGAGGATGGAAACACCATATTCACCGTGTATCTTCCTAAAGAACAGAGAGGAGGGAAAGGATGCTGA